The Corynebacterium confusum genome has a window encoding:
- a CDS encoding type I restriction endonuclease subunit R, whose protein sequence is MPKRDIMREERLEETICESLQASGWIYEPGMKDTGWDERLGLFPADVLHWLSTQYPEDYAKAVPQDAPEATRENAQRLLLEYVAKRLESATRKDAQTGRIRGGLLGTLREGFKYAQTNARSATFGPMVAFPPANPLSVSAAKRAQENRLRIIRQVHFDTTSGETLDLVATVNGIPVATFELKTDNTQSVARAIKQYRKDRVPSKNRRVLLPGRALVHFAVSNDEVYMTTALKGNDTRFLPFNQGHDGAGGNPPVAGKSATAYLWEKVLRPRLLLRILSDFAVWEPNSASKRGAKGTLIFPRFHQLRAVEKVTTDVAERSAGGRYLIEHSAGSGKTKTIAWLAHRLIRQVADDGTKTFDSVIVVTDRTALDTNIRQDMQALAASRGLVVSVGENSGAKSPQLREALVEGGHIITCTLQTFPYVLSLLDDDPDIQGRNWCVIADEAHSSQTGSSASALRELLAEVELEESEDYTADDLLELRQEAVATASNMTFVALTATPKGKTLRLFGSQTPDGHCIAFDTYPMGQAIAEGFIMDVLTNYSTYTMWAEVRDELGRTEEVDQSEAVSDMVRFVRLHPTSIAQKVEVVVEHYRRNVAHHLDGQARAMVVTSSRKAAVHWAREMNRYINEKGYEFHSLVAFSDAVRMEDEPEPVTEVSMNGESDVERAFKDDDLDYRVLIVANKFQTGFNEPRLCAMYVDKHLSGVATVQTLSRLNRIYPNKPAPMVVDFVNDPELIEAEFKRYYQGAVIDTDIDPNSLHTLADELDTAGYYDLDEMNKVAEAYMAGEDSENLRGAANTILDRWRSDRNSTDKDTRERAKDFRAHVLKYRHAYEFLSQIIAYADADVSRRAMLCSVLEPNLHITELDDDEDFLTGVTLAGVAIAQSGVEEDYSVRDSELEPLNVPEFTVRLGEPKTPLRAAFDEAVEKVNDIFSMAGVDVNSDETAQMIVAAWGTLSSSPVAVRLGKENNREQLKRSRKFQQEATSAIFDGIEQRKQRDALLTTDRDVLRNVISTLAEIMAAANETGELE, encoded by the coding sequence ATGCCTAAACGTGACATTATGCGCGAAGAGCGCCTGGAAGAAACCATCTGCGAGTCGTTGCAAGCCAGCGGCTGGATCTATGAGCCGGGAATGAAGGACACCGGATGGGACGAACGTCTTGGCCTGTTTCCGGCTGATGTGCTGCACTGGCTTTCCACCCAGTACCCAGAGGACTATGCCAAGGCCGTGCCGCAGGATGCTCCTGAGGCAACGCGGGAGAATGCGCAGCGTTTGCTGCTGGAGTACGTCGCCAAGCGGCTCGAATCCGCAACGCGCAAGGACGCACAAACCGGACGCATCCGTGGTGGTCTGCTCGGTACCCTGCGCGAGGGCTTTAAGTACGCGCAGACCAACGCACGCTCAGCCACCTTTGGCCCCATGGTGGCGTTCCCACCGGCTAATCCGCTCAGTGTGTCTGCTGCCAAGCGAGCACAGGAGAACCGTCTGCGCATTATCCGCCAGGTGCACTTTGATACCACCAGCGGCGAGACACTGGATCTGGTGGCTACGGTCAACGGCATTCCGGTAGCCACGTTTGAGTTGAAGACGGACAACACGCAGTCAGTGGCTCGTGCGATAAAGCAGTACCGCAAGGATCGCGTACCCTCGAAGAATCGCCGCGTACTCCTGCCGGGGCGCGCACTGGTTCACTTCGCAGTGTCGAATGACGAGGTGTACATGACCACCGCGCTGAAAGGCAACGACACGAGGTTCCTGCCGTTTAATCAGGGACATGACGGTGCTGGCGGCAACCCGCCAGTAGCGGGCAAGTCTGCAACCGCCTACTTGTGGGAGAAGGTGCTGCGTCCTAGGCTCCTGCTGCGCATCTTGAGTGATTTCGCAGTATGGGAACCGAATTCCGCGTCCAAGCGCGGCGCGAAAGGTACCTTGATTTTCCCGCGCTTCCACCAGCTGCGCGCGGTGGAAAAAGTCACCACCGATGTCGCCGAGCGTAGCGCTGGCGGGCGCTATCTCATCGAGCACTCCGCTGGCTCGGGCAAGACCAAGACCATTGCGTGGCTTGCGCACCGCCTAATTAGGCAGGTAGCCGATGACGGCACCAAGACCTTTGATTCCGTCATCGTGGTCACCGACCGCACAGCACTCGACACCAACATTCGCCAGGACATGCAGGCACTAGCGGCATCGCGCGGACTGGTGGTCTCGGTCGGTGAAAACTCCGGTGCGAAGTCGCCACAGCTGCGTGAAGCACTGGTAGAGGGCGGTCACATCATCACCTGTACGTTGCAGACATTCCCGTACGTGCTCTCACTGCTAGATGACGACCCAGATATTCAGGGCCGCAACTGGTGCGTAATTGCTGATGAGGCGCACTCTTCACAAACTGGTTCGTCTGCCTCGGCGCTGCGTGAGCTGCTTGCTGAGGTGGAGCTAGAAGAGTCGGAGGACTACACTGCCGACGACCTGCTGGAGCTACGCCAGGAGGCTGTGGCCACCGCGTCCAACATGACTTTTGTAGCGCTCACAGCCACGCCGAAGGGTAAAACCCTGCGCTTGTTCGGTTCACAGACCCCGGACGGACACTGCATCGCCTTCGATACGTACCCGATGGGTCAGGCCATTGCCGAGGGCTTCATCATGGACGTGCTTACCAACTACTCCACCTACACCATGTGGGCGGAAGTACGCGACGAGTTGGGACGAACCGAAGAGGTAGATCAGTCCGAAGCAGTCTCCGACATGGTGCGTTTTGTCCGCCTGCACCCGACCTCCATTGCACAAAAAGTTGAGGTCGTTGTAGAGCACTACCGCCGCAACGTGGCCCACCACCTCGACGGCCAGGCACGTGCCATGGTGGTGACCTCCTCGCGCAAGGCAGCAGTGCACTGGGCGCGTGAGATGAACCGCTACATCAACGAAAAAGGCTACGAGTTTCACTCGCTCGTGGCGTTCTCCGACGCGGTGCGTATGGAGGACGAACCAGAGCCGGTCACCGAAGTCAGCATGAACGGCGAATCCGATGTAGAGCGCGCCTTCAAAGACGACGATCTGGACTACCGCGTGCTCATTGTGGCCAACAAGTTCCAGACCGGATTTAACGAGCCGCGACTGTGCGCGATGTATGTGGACAAGCACCTCTCCGGTGTCGCAACGGTGCAAACTCTATCTCGCCTGAACCGAATTTATCCGAATAAGCCCGCCCCGATGGTGGTCGATTTCGTCAATGATCCCGAACTCATTGAGGCTGAGTTCAAGCGCTACTACCAAGGCGCGGTCATTGACACCGACATTGACCCCAATTCCCTGCACACGCTGGCAGACGAGTTGGACACTGCTGGCTACTATGACCTAGACGAGATGAATAAGGTTGCCGAAGCCTACATGGCAGGCGAGGACTCAGAAAATCTGCGCGGTGCGGCCAATACGATTCTTGACCGCTGGCGCTCAGACCGAAACTCCACCGATAAGGACACCCGCGAGCGCGCCAAGGATTTCAGGGCACACGTACTCAAGTATCGGCACGCCTACGAGTTCCTCTCCCAGATCATTGCCTACGCAGATGCTGACGTGTCACGCCGCGCCATGCTGTGTAGCGTGCTGGAGCCGAACCTGCACATCACCGAGCTAGACGACGATGAAGACTTCCTGACAGGTGTCACCCTGGCCGGTGTCGCCATTGCCCAGAGCGGCGTAGAGGAAGACTATAGCGTGAGGGACAGTGAACTAGAACCGTTGAATGTTCCTGAGTTCACGGTTCGTCTTGGTGAGCCGAAAACCCCACTACGCGCGGCTTTTGACGAAGCCGTTGAAAAAGTCAACGACATCTTCTCCATGGCAGGTGTAGATGTCAACAGTGATGAAACCGCGCAGATGATTGTTGCTGCCTGGGGAACATTGTCCTCCAGTCCAGTAGCGGTGCGGCTGGGCAAAGAGAACAACCGCGAGCAACTCAAACGCTCGCGCAAGTTCCAGCAGGAAGCCACCAGCGCCATCTTCGACGGCATCGAACAACGCAAACAGCGCGACGCGCTGCTTACCACCGACCGCGACGTGCTACGCAACGTGATTTCCACCTTGGCTGAAATCATGGCCGCGGCGAATGAGACTGGCGAGTTGGAGTAG
- a CDS encoding YchJ family protein has translation MSIHRPLADDARCPCGTGLTFGECCGQYHAGKPAPTAETLMRSRFSAFVTGNEDYLLATWDPFTRPSELNLADDSVRFYRLDILDTVAGGPLDDKGIVEFEAFYKGAATGSQRERSSFSRTDGRWIYTTGA, from the coding sequence GTGAGCATCCACCGCCCCTTAGCCGATGACGCCCGCTGCCCCTGCGGTACCGGGTTGACCTTCGGCGAATGCTGCGGCCAGTACCACGCCGGCAAGCCTGCGCCGACCGCGGAGACCCTCATGCGCTCGCGGTTTAGCGCCTTCGTCACGGGCAACGAGGACTACCTGCTGGCGACCTGGGATCCCTTCACCCGGCCCAGCGAGCTTAACCTCGCTGATGATTCCGTCCGCTTCTATCGGCTCGACATCCTCGACACCGTGGCCGGTGGACCCCTGGATGACAAGGGCATCGTTGAGTTCGAGGCCTTCTACAAGGGCGCGGCGACCGGAAGTCAGCGCGAGCGCTCCAGTTTCAGCCGCACCGACGGCCGGTGGATCTACACCACCGGCGCTTAA
- a CDS encoding antitoxin, whose product MGLMDKAKDALNSDKGKEATSQGLDKAEDFAKDKLGEDKSDQISDVRGKVEDRLGTGNDENKGEDEK is encoded by the coding sequence ATGGGTTTGATGGACAAGGCTAAGGACGCACTGAACTCTGACAAGGGCAAGGAAGCCACCTCTCAGGGCCTGGACAAGGCTGAGGACTTCGCCAAGGACAAGCTGGGCGAGGACAAGTCCGACCAGATCTCTGATGTCCGCGGCAAGGTCGAGGACCGCCTGGGCACCGGCAACGACGAGAACAAGGGCGAGGACGAGAAGTAA
- a CDS encoding septum formation initiator, producing MTSSAPAQASGRTVNTSWAFSLFGTAVGAGILFLPINAGSFGFWPLLIATILIAPMTYLSHRALARIMCVSPRQGEDITVVVTDYFGRKVGLVISVLYFFAIYPIVLIYGVSITNTVDSFIVNQFNGPHINRTLLSFLLIGAMTLVFAFSEKLMLYLTQFIVYPLILCLAGVSIYLIPQWDLQSFMEVDSGNSLALIGGIIMILPVLVFSFNHSPAISQFSLAMQRQWGIKSHENASKVLLATALMLTVFTMFFVWSCTLALGADGLQEAREQNIPVLSYLANISGVPVLAYLSPVIAILAIISSYFGHVLGTTEGARYILKKVSPSLAERTTHQQITNIAYALIFITTWIAAILNPDILGLIESIGGPFIAAILYLMPIWAIYRIDALKGFRGRWTNWLVVVLGVITISAAVWGLFN from the coding sequence ATGACCTCTTCTGCCCCGGCCCAGGCATCCGGCCGGACTGTCAACACTAGCTGGGCTTTTTCACTCTTCGGCACCGCCGTGGGAGCGGGCATCCTCTTCCTGCCGATTAACGCAGGCAGCTTCGGCTTCTGGCCGTTGCTGATTGCCACCATCTTGATCGCCCCCATGACCTACCTGTCCCACCGCGCGCTCGCGCGCATCATGTGCGTCTCCCCGCGCCAAGGCGAGGACATCACGGTCGTCGTCACCGACTACTTCGGCCGGAAGGTCGGTTTGGTCATCTCCGTGCTGTATTTCTTCGCGATCTACCCCATCGTGCTGATTTACGGCGTGTCCATTACCAACACGGTGGACTCCTTCATCGTCAACCAGTTCAACGGGCCGCACATTAACCGCACGTTACTGTCCTTCCTTCTCATCGGCGCGATGACCCTGGTCTTCGCCTTCTCCGAGAAGCTGATGCTGTACTTGACCCAGTTCATCGTCTACCCACTCATCCTGTGCCTGGCGGGCGTGTCCATCTACCTCATCCCGCAGTGGGACCTGCAGAGCTTCATGGAGGTCGACTCCGGCAACTCACTGGCGCTCATCGGCGGCATCATCATGATTTTGCCAGTGCTGGTCTTTTCCTTTAACCACTCCCCGGCCATTTCCCAGTTCTCCCTGGCCATGCAGCGCCAGTGGGGCATCAAGTCGCACGAGAACGCCTCCAAGGTCCTGCTCGCCACCGCCCTGATGCTGACCGTGTTCACCATGTTCTTCGTCTGGTCCTGCACCCTGGCCCTGGGCGCGGACGGTCTGCAGGAGGCCCGCGAACAAAACATCCCGGTCCTGTCCTACTTGGCGAATATCTCCGGCGTTCCGGTGCTGGCCTACCTCTCCCCGGTCATCGCCATCCTGGCTATCATCTCTTCCTACTTCGGCCACGTGCTGGGTACCACCGAGGGCGCGCGCTACATCCTCAAGAAGGTCTCTCCTTCCCTGGCCGAGCGCACCACGCACCAGCAGATCACCAACATCGCCTACGCGCTCATCTTCATCACCACGTGGATTGCCGCCATCCTGAACCCGGACATCCTGGGGCTTATCGAGAGCATCGGCGGCCCGTTCATCGCGGCCATCCTCTACCTGATGCCCATCTGGGCCATCTACCGCATCGATGCCCTCAAGGGCTTCCGCGGCCGCTGGACCAACTGGCTCGTGGTGGTTCTCGGCGTCATCACCATCTCCGCTGCGGTCTGGGGCCTGTTCAACTAA
- a CDS encoding alpha/beta hydrolase family esterase → MKPILRAVAAVTATAALMAGCSSQGTPERDATAPSSRERTDLGIPRSAPLDGPEPGSFTEINLPSGRTYVLAVPEDYDPAKKWPLLMSFHGWKETSWNNFKYTAFRHAEAISVYPQGKNGAWAPAPYADTKGSEDIAFVEDILDTVRATYTIDDERIYATGMSNGGGFVAYLACQMPGTFRSIASISAAYYEAIHNNCADQPVGRLDLHGTNDPVVKYYGGKRHGTRYNSVVDVLAHDEERNRCSSRIRTERLANSALLQTWSGCEEPLQHIRIGGGKHVWPGGAYDKDATVGKGFATDKVLDFFGIPGRPEGTRDT, encoded by the coding sequence GTGAAACCCATCCTCCGCGCAGTAGCGGCAGTCACGGCGACCGCGGCCTTAATGGCCGGGTGCTCCTCCCAGGGCACCCCCGAAAGGGACGCGACGGCTCCGAGCTCTAGGGAGCGTACCGATTTGGGCATCCCGCGCTCGGCCCCGCTGGACGGGCCAGAGCCCGGCAGCTTCACCGAGATCAACCTGCCCTCGGGGCGCACCTACGTGCTCGCGGTGCCGGAAGACTATGATCCGGCCAAGAAGTGGCCGCTGTTGATGTCCTTCCACGGCTGGAAGGAAACCAGCTGGAACAATTTCAAGTACACCGCCTTCCGGCACGCGGAAGCCATTTCCGTCTACCCGCAGGGCAAAAACGGCGCGTGGGCGCCGGCCCCTTATGCCGACACCAAGGGCTCCGAGGACATCGCCTTCGTCGAGGACATCCTCGACACCGTGCGCGCCACCTACACCATCGACGACGAGCGCATCTACGCGACCGGCATGTCCAACGGCGGCGGTTTCGTGGCCTACCTGGCCTGCCAGATGCCCGGGACGTTCAGGTCCATCGCCAGTATCTCGGCCGCCTATTATGAGGCGATCCACAACAACTGCGCCGATCAACCCGTCGGCCGCCTGGACCTGCACGGGACCAACGATCCGGTGGTCAAGTACTACGGCGGCAAGCGGCACGGTACCCGCTACAACTCGGTGGTCGATGTTCTAGCCCACGACGAGGAGCGCAACCGCTGCAGCTCCCGCATCCGGACCGAGCGCCTGGCCAACTCGGCCCTGCTGCAGACCTGGAGCGGCTGCGAGGAACCGCTCCAGCACATCCGGATTGGCGGTGGCAAGCACGTCTGGCCCGGCGGCGCCTACGACAAAGACGCCACGGTAGGCAAGGGCTTTGCCACCGACAAGGTCCTCGACTTCTTCGGGATTCCGGGCCGCCCCGAGGGCACCCGCGATACCTAG
- a CDS encoding restriction endonuclease subunit S, with translation MNEVKLGAIADLISSNVDKKSRDDETPVRLVNYTDVYYGSVLNSDHDFMEATASSQQIERVGLRHGDVIFTKDSESPDDIGIPAIANSPDGDMICGYHLTIARPHPEFVFSKYLYWYLNSAQAKRHWEQTANGVTRFSIGFSATSALPVYLPPLPTQRAIADYLDRETAEIDGMRADLDEMERLLEERRESLFSSIVGNEDTEVRVGVTSLLITGSTPKGGRLGAKDRPEKGLLWLRPEDLDEKRPTRAIKLTPAESETVKTLPANTPLFCGIGATVGKTGFANQRCATNQQITALVPQHGFDARYLFRALQAKQNEIRETAPSSTLKIVNNQRLGAQKIPYASYAEQRRIADEIDRETAEIDSMLEDITKLRDLLVERRAAVISAAVTGQIDIPASLDDKDEPHA, from the coding sequence ATGAATGAGGTAAAGCTCGGAGCCATCGCCGATCTAATTTCATCCAATGTAGATAAAAAGTCACGTGATGATGAAACTCCTGTAAGACTCGTCAACTACACCGACGTATATTACGGGTCTGTCCTCAATTCCGATCACGACTTCATGGAAGCCACCGCTTCATCCCAACAAATTGAACGTGTGGGCCTAAGACACGGCGATGTCATCTTCACCAAAGACTCCGAATCTCCCGATGACATTGGAATCCCCGCAATTGCTAATTCTCCAGACGGCGATATGATTTGCGGGTATCACCTTACAATCGCACGTCCCCACCCGGAGTTCGTCTTCTCCAAATATCTCTACTGGTACCTGAATTCTGCTCAAGCAAAACGACACTGGGAACAGACGGCAAACGGAGTAACTCGGTTCTCGATAGGTTTTTCCGCAACATCTGCGCTACCTGTCTACCTACCACCTCTTCCAACACAGCGGGCCATCGCTGACTACCTCGACCGCGAGACCGCAGAGATCGACGGCATGCGTGCCGATTTGGACGAGATGGAGCGGCTGCTGGAGGAGCGACGGGAATCTCTATTTTCGTCAATAGTGGGTAACGAAGACACTGAGGTCAGGGTCGGAGTAACGTCCCTGCTGATCACTGGCTCCACTCCCAAAGGGGGAAGACTCGGCGCAAAAGACAGGCCGGAAAAAGGACTTTTATGGCTCCGCCCAGAAGATTTAGATGAGAAACGTCCTACTAGGGCGATAAAACTCACGCCCGCTGAATCCGAAACCGTAAAAACACTTCCGGCGAATACTCCACTTTTCTGCGGAATCGGTGCGACCGTAGGAAAAACGGGCTTCGCCAACCAAAGGTGTGCCACGAACCAGCAAATCACGGCATTAGTTCCCCAGCACGGCTTTGACGCGCGCTACCTATTCCGTGCTTTGCAAGCAAAACAGAATGAGATTCGGGAAACCGCGCCTTCCAGCACATTGAAGATAGTCAATAACCAGAGGCTAGGTGCACAAAAAATCCCATACGCCTCTTATGCCGAACAACGCCGCATCGCCGACGAGATCGACCGTGAGACCGCCGAGATTGATTCGATGTTGGAGGACATTACGAAGCTGCGGGATTTGCTTGTGGAGCGTCGCGCAGCGGTGATTTCTGCGGCGGTGACCGGCCAGATTGATATTCCTGCTTCACTCGACGACAAGGACGAACCTCATGCCTAA
- a CDS encoding ABC transporter ATP-binding protein, giving the protein MRFPNATWPQVRRCVADNVKAIPGAGWRLVLALVVLSAGAASNILIPIWLGRIVDVVIAGEPQHLVGLTAQLLGAAAAAAILAALGFYLISRVTEKIIAQLRLQMVSTAVGLPTHRVEDAGTGDLVSRSTDDVAELSAAVTETAPVVSNSAFSIVATAIALVTLDWQFLLVVACAAPLYFFAARAYLKVAPGRYVAERESMATRARRVLEVIRGNATVRAFRLEDEMHQKVGQASWQVVERGYSARRTMITLQFWMTLVELVMLSAGLIAGYLATQSAGLSVGAVTAAMLLLIRLRGPLLGLMRILDTVQSGYASLARIVGVVIDPPRPVRAAGAPTSRGEVEMEGVSFGYGDGWAVEEVNLRVQPGQKIALVGASGAGKTTVAALVAGLRVPDAGHVTVDGVEVSALSDRERVARLALISQEVHVFSGTLREDLALAAPAATDAQMQAALDHVGFPELRDGLDTEVGARGQQLDPVAAQQLALARIFLLDPKVVIMDEATAEAGTSGAAVLTDAAQAVTQSRSALVVAHRLDQAYDADEILVMHSGRIIERGNHTQLVARGGQYARLWAAWKKGRDKAQ; this is encoded by the coding sequence ATGCGGTTCCCGAACGCCACGTGGCCGCAGGTGCGCCGCTGCGTTGCCGACAACGTGAAGGCTATCCCCGGGGCGGGCTGGCGGTTGGTCCTGGCGCTGGTGGTCTTAAGCGCCGGCGCGGCCTCCAACATCTTAATCCCGATCTGGTTGGGACGGATCGTCGACGTCGTTATCGCGGGCGAGCCGCAACACCTGGTCGGCCTGACAGCCCAGCTGCTGGGCGCGGCTGCGGCCGCGGCGATCCTGGCGGCGTTGGGTTTCTACCTCATCTCCCGGGTCACGGAGAAGATCATCGCGCAGCTGCGCCTGCAGATGGTCTCCACGGCCGTCGGCCTGCCCACCCACCGGGTCGAGGACGCCGGCACGGGGGACCTGGTCTCGCGTTCTACCGACGACGTTGCTGAGCTATCTGCTGCCGTCACGGAGACCGCGCCGGTGGTCAGTAACTCCGCCTTTTCCATCGTCGCCACCGCCATCGCCCTGGTGACCCTGGACTGGCAGTTCCTCCTGGTCGTCGCCTGCGCCGCCCCGCTGTACTTTTTCGCCGCGCGGGCCTACCTCAAGGTCGCGCCCGGTCGTTACGTGGCCGAACGCGAGTCCATGGCTACCCGCGCCCGCCGCGTCCTGGAAGTCATCCGCGGCAACGCGACCGTGCGGGCCTTTCGCCTAGAAGACGAGATGCACCAAAAGGTCGGTCAGGCCTCCTGGCAGGTCGTCGAGCGCGGCTACAGCGCCCGGCGCACCATGATCACCCTGCAGTTCTGGATGACCCTCGTCGAGCTCGTCATGCTGTCTGCCGGGCTCATCGCCGGTTACCTGGCCACGCAGTCGGCCGGGCTGAGCGTCGGCGCGGTCACGGCCGCCATGCTCCTGCTGATCCGCCTGCGCGGACCGCTGCTGGGTCTCATGCGCATCCTGGACACCGTCCAGTCCGGCTACGCCTCCCTGGCTCGCATCGTGGGCGTGGTCATCGACCCGCCGCGGCCCGTCAGGGCCGCGGGCGCGCCCACCAGTCGCGGCGAGGTTGAGATGGAAGGCGTCAGCTTCGGCTACGGCGACGGCTGGGCGGTCGAAGAGGTCAACCTGCGCGTGCAGCCGGGCCAGAAGATCGCCCTGGTGGGCGCCTCCGGCGCGGGCAAGACGACGGTGGCCGCGTTGGTGGCCGGCCTGCGCGTGCCGGACGCGGGGCACGTCACCGTCGATGGGGTAGAGGTCTCCGCCCTTTCGGACCGCGAGCGCGTCGCCCGCCTGGCGCTGATCTCCCAGGAGGTCCACGTCTTCTCCGGCACGCTGCGAGAGGACCTCGCGCTGGCGGCTCCGGCGGCCACTGACGCCCAGATGCAGGCCGCGCTCGACCACGTGGGCTTCCCCGAGCTCCGGGACGGACTCGACACGGAGGTTGGCGCCCGGGGTCAACAACTGGACCCGGTCGCCGCGCAGCAACTCGCCCTAGCTAGGATCTTTTTGTTGGATCCAAAGGTGGTTATCATGGATGAGGCAACCGCGGAGGCCGGAACCTCGGGCGCGGCGGTGCTCACCGACGCGGCCCAGGCGGTCACCCAATCCCGCTCCGCCCTTGTCGTCGCCCACCGCCTTGATCAGGCCTACGATGCCGACGAGATTCTCGTCATGCACAGCGGGCGGATTATCGAACGGGGCAACCACACGCAACTAGTCGCCCGCGGTGGGCAGTACGCCCGCCTATGGGCCGCATGGAAGAAAGGCCGGGATAAAGCGCAGTGA
- a CDS encoding type I restriction-modification system subunit M, which produces MSTAELNQSVVWNTADKYLRSIVEPEDYGDYILPLTVLRRLECILAPTKDKVVDLATKLHEEGMSEAYQDWEVQSQFGLSFYNTSRLDLTRIAETDDHVFDSLMDYVGAFSQSVRDIWDAFDFAVKMRTLDQAGRLWPVVKHFSTIDMSVEALPDAQMGDLFEHVMYRAFNTKGKAAGAFYTPRDAIRLMVDILFESDDLGLTSPGASRTVYDPTAGTGGMLLVAERALKELNPNIEVNLAGQELMPTGYAIGKADLLIQGGEPDAIRHGDTLLTDLYEGEQFEYILSNPPFGSDWSVQQSSVKEQAKVPGSRFSHGLPNKGDGQMLFLSHVTSKLMPAGKNGSGGRGAVVSNGSPLFTGGPGSGPDQIRAWLLENDLVDAIIQLPNNMFYGTGISTYIWILDTNKEDHRKGFVQLIDASACWSVPDKGLGDKRREMREADRAKVLEAYSAFADSDMSKVLTPDDLGFRDVKVTKQARLGVHVTDDAIAEVLEQKQAVNEHADVVRAVADTSYSDLPDALKAAAKEHGVKMPATLIDAISKAIAVSDNEAEPAVDRKGNPVLDPSFTMTERVPLTEDIDEHMQREVLPFAPDVTWDAAKAVTGYEIPFKRVFYKPEPVRPLAEIDADVAEVMGRLMEKFGQVRK; this is translated from the coding sequence GTGAGTACAGCTGAACTGAATCAGTCCGTCGTGTGGAACACCGCCGACAAGTACCTGCGCTCCATCGTAGAACCCGAGGACTACGGTGACTACATCCTGCCGCTGACCGTCCTGCGCCGCTTGGAGTGCATTTTGGCACCCACCAAGGACAAGGTTGTAGACCTTGCCACCAAGCTGCACGAGGAAGGCATGAGTGAGGCCTACCAGGACTGGGAAGTACAGTCACAGTTCGGATTGTCCTTCTACAACACCTCGCGGCTGGACTTGACTCGCATCGCGGAAACCGACGACCACGTATTCGACTCCCTCATGGATTACGTCGGGGCATTCTCACAGAGCGTGCGCGATATTTGGGACGCGTTCGACTTCGCAGTCAAAATGCGCACCCTCGACCAAGCTGGCCGTCTGTGGCCGGTGGTCAAGCATTTCTCCACCATCGACATGTCTGTGGAGGCACTACCAGACGCACAGATGGGTGACCTGTTCGAGCACGTCATGTACCGCGCCTTTAACACCAAGGGCAAAGCTGCGGGTGCCTTCTACACCCCACGCGACGCAATTCGTCTCATGGTGGACATCCTCTTTGAATCTGACGACCTAGGCCTAACCTCACCGGGTGCCTCGCGCACCGTCTACGACCCCACCGCGGGCACCGGCGGCATGTTGCTCGTAGCCGAGCGCGCGTTGAAGGAACTCAACCCCAACATTGAGGTCAACCTCGCCGGTCAGGAGCTTATGCCCACCGGCTACGCCATTGGCAAGGCCGACTTGCTCATTCAAGGCGGCGAACCAGACGCGATCCGCCACGGTGACACACTGCTGACAGACCTGTATGAGGGTGAACAGTTCGAGTACATTCTGTCTAACCCGCCGTTTGGTTCTGACTGGTCGGTGCAACAATCATCAGTCAAGGAGCAGGCCAAGGTACCGGGTTCGCGCTTTAGCCACGGCCTGCCTAATAAGGGCGATGGCCAGATGCTGTTCTTATCCCACGTGACTTCCAAGCTCATGCCCGCAGGCAAGAACGGGTCCGGGGGACGTGGTGCAGTGGTATCCAACGGCTCGCCTCTGTTTACGGGTGGCCCTGGATCAGGGCCTGACCAGATCCGCGCGTGGTTGCTAGAAAACGACCTGGTGGACGCGATTATTCAGCTGCCTAACAACATGTTCTACGGCACGGGAATTTCCACCTACATCTGGATTCTGGACACCAACAAGGAAGACCACCGCAAAGGCTTTGTACAGCTCATTGATGCTTCCGCGTGCTGGTCTGTACCGGATAAAGGCCTAGGAGATAAGCGCCGTGAAATGCGCGAGGCTGACCGCGCCAAGGTGCTGGAGGCCTACAGCGCTTTTGCCGATAGCGATATGTCCAAGGTGCTCACCCCAGACGACCTGGGCTTCCGCGATGTAAAGGTGACAAAGCAGGCGCGCCTGGGAGTCCACGTCACCGACGACGCAATTGCTGAGGTACTGGAACAAAAGCAGGCAGTTAACGAACACGCCGACGTGGTACGCGCGGTGGCCGACACTTCTTACAGCGACCTGCCAGATGCACTCAAGGCCGCGGCCAAGGAGCACGGTGTGAAGATGCCCGCCACGCTTATCGACGCCATCTCCAAGGCCATCGCCGTTTCTGACAACGAAGCCGAGCCAGCAGTAGACCGCAAGGGTAACCCAGTTCTCGATCCGTCATTCACCATGACTGAGCGCGTGCCGCTTACCGAAGACATTGACGAGCACATGCAGCGCGAAGTACTCCCCTTCGCACCCGATGTCACCTGGGACGCAGCCAAGGCCGTCACCGGCTACGAGATCCCATTTAAGCGCGTGTTCTACAAACCCGAACCCGTGCGCCCCCTAGCCGAGATCGATGCCGACGTGGCCGAGGTCATGGGCCGTCTCATGGAGAAGTTCGGGCAGGTGAGGAAGTGA